The uncultured Desulfatiglans sp. DNA window GCGGAGGGCCATGGCCGTTGCCACGGCTCGATGCTGCCGGTGTCCGTACGTCTCGAAAACACGGGATGTGTGTGGCAGGAGCTGGAAGGACAACCAGTCGGTGCAATTGCGTTTACGGGTGGAAACCCTTTGACTTCCCAGGGTGCGGCAAGAGCCTGGGAAGGATTATCCGGGGAGTGAGTGCCATGTTTCAGACGATTGTCATTGTTGGAGCCGTCGCCTTGGGTCCCAAGGCGGCCTGCCGTTTCAAGCGGCTCGAACCTGGATCCCGCGTCATCATGGTCGATCAGGGCAGTATGATCTCTTACGGCGGTTGCGGGATTCCTTATTATGTATCAGGGGATGTCAGCGACCCGGACCAGCTGCAGTCGACCAGCTTTCATATGCTGCGTGATGAGCGGTTTTTCAGGGACGCCAAAGGGATCGAGGTGATGACGGAGACCCGCGCCACAGCGATCGATCGGGAGGGCAGAAAGCTCCGTATCGTCGATCTGAAGACGGGCAGGGAAAGCGAGATCGCCTACGACCAGCTGGTGCTGGCCACCGGCAGCAGGCCCAGGCGCCTACCGATCCCGGGCGCTCAGCTCGAGGGGGTCTTCACCGTTTCCAGCCTCGATGAAGCGGTCCAGATCAAGGCGCGGATCGCCGAGGGGCAGGTCGGCAAGGCCGTCGTGATCGGAGCGGGTGCGATAGGGCTCGAGATGGCTGAGGCCATGAGCGACCTCTGGGGGATCGAAACTACCGTGGTGGAGATTCAAGACCAGATCCTCCCGAATATCGTCAGCCCCACTTTGGCTCGGATGGCCCAGCGGCACATGGAAGAGAACGGCGTCGCATTCCAGATGGGTGAGCAGGTGCATCGGATCGAGGGTGAAGGGCATGTCACGGGCGTGCTGACTGGACGAGGCACCCTGGAGGCCGACCTGGTGGTGATGGCCGTGGGTGTAACGCCCAACGTGGACCTGGCGAGGGAGGCCGGGCTGGCGGTGTCGGAGCGGGGAGCCATCGTGGTCGACAAGCGCATGCAGACCTCCGATCCGCTGATCTACGCCGGCGGCGATTGCGTGGAGATCCCGAATCTCATCACGGGCAAACCGGGTTATTGGCCGCTCGGTTCTCTCGCGAATCGTCAGGGCCGCGTGATCGGGACCAATCTTGCCGGGGGGCGGGCCGAATTCGAGGGGGCTGTCGGCAGTTTCGTGGTGAAGCTCTTCGACATGTCGGTCTCCAGCAGCGGCCTGTGCCCGAGCGTGGCCGAACGGGAAGGGTTCGATGCCGCCGCCACCTTTGTAGTGCAGTTCGACAGGGCCCACTTCTACCCGGAAAAGGACCTCCTCTACCTCGAACTGGTGGTGGAAAGAGGCTCCCGGCGGGTCCTGGGCATCCAGGGGATCGGCAACAAGGGGGACGGCCTTCTGGCCCGCATCAGCGCCGTGGCGGCCATTCTCAAGCACAGGCCGACGACGGAGGACATCAGCAATCTGGAACTGCCCTACTCGCCGCCCTTCTCGTCGGCGATGGACGTGTTGAACGCCTTGGGGAACGCGGCGGAAAACATGCTCGACGGGAAAAACCGTGTCATGGACACCGATCAGTTTGCCGAGTGGTGGGATCAGCGCGAAAAGGGGGAGACCTTTTTCATGGATTGCCGGAACTGGGGCAACGCCGAGGCCTATGTCAAGAAGTATCCGGATCACTGGATGAGCATCCCGCAGGACGAGCTTCGCAGCAGGCTCTCCGAGGTGCCCAAAGACAAACGGATCGTCCTGATCTGCAATACGGGTGTACGCTCGTACGAGGCGCAGGTCTTCCTGGATGAAATGGGGTTCCACAACACCTTCAACCTGCAGGGAGGGATGGCCGCGGTCAAGAAATGGCCGGGGGATCTGTAGGCCGCCCCGCATCTTCGACCGCAATACCGGGCCGGGCCTTTTTCCTGAGTGGTATCCATCCGGGAATGTTTTTCCGGTTCGACCCGGTTTCCAATCCGGAAATTGAGGATGTTTGTTCACACCCTTCGCGTGCTCAGTCCTACCCTTCCAGGGTGGATCCCGCTTTCTTCACACCCTTCAGGTGCCCCGTCCCACCCCTGCGAGGCGGGCCCCGGTTCTGGCAAGATCGATGAAATCTGGCCTTTGCGCGGCGGCCTGCAGGTCGCCGCACAAGCAAACGTGCAGGCTAACGCCGAAATTGGCCAAAAAGACCATTTCCGGCTGGATAGGAGTGAATCTCAACGGGGGTAACCATTCCGCACTCAAGGAAAGACAAAGAAAAATTCCGCGCATTGAAGAGCGTTTCTGCTGTATGATCATCGGGGGATATTTGGTTTTCGACGCGCTACCATGACCTCAACGGCCTGAAAGGAGACCTTCATGACTGCCACCGAACTCATCAACACCCCTCTCAAGTATCTCGACAAGGCGTTAGGCGGATTGCGGCAACTGGGGCTGCTGCCCGAAAAGCCGAACGAGGCGCCGATCGTTGCTCTGATCAGTCAGATCAGCGACCTGGACGAAGAAAAGGCCGTGGCTGTCGCGAGGACCTTGAGCCACAGTTCGGTCTTCAACCAGGTGGTCCGCGAACAAATCACCCTGATGAAGGTGGGTGAGCGCTACGAAAAGATCACCTCGGCCTTTGACAGCATTCGGGATGATGCGAAAGCGATGGTGGACCAGCTGGAAGACGGACGTATTTCCACCATGGAAAGGATTCAGAATGCCTGGATGAAGGTGACCCGGGGCAGCATCCCGAGCCGGTTCGAGGAGATCAAGGAGATCTACCTCGAGGTGACTGCGGACACCAAGGATCAGATCGAACGCGAGCACCGGATTCTCGAGGCCTACCAGGATTTTCGCGGGGCCCTGAAAGAGTCACAGGTCATGGCTTTTCAGATCCTGAAAAAGGCGGAGGAGGCCGTGGCCGGCAGCAAGGCCGGGCTCGAAGAGGCATCCCGCTCGCTCGAGGCCTACACGGAGGGCGACCGGGAGCAGATCGCCCGGCTGGAACTCGGACGTGACGAGCGTCTGCGTGAGCTCCAGGAGCAGGACAAGCGCTACCAGATTGCCAAGGACCTCGCGGAGAACCTGTCGGTGAGTTACAACACGACGGAGGTCGTGATGGCCAGGCTGGTCCAGTCGACCTCTGTAAAGGAGCGTGTCTACTCCCAGGCGGTGTCGTTTTTCGGCACGAACGAAACCGTCTTCACGGCCCTGAACGCCTCTTTCACGAGCATGCAGGGCCTGCACGAGAGCACCCGCACGCTGGAAGCCATGAAAGAGGGCATCAACAAGGGCCTGGAGACCATCGCGGAGGTGGGCGGAAAAGTCCAGGAAGAGGCGCTGCGCGCGGGCTACGGCCCGACGCTCAAGGCCGAATCCGTCAAAGCCCTTGTCGCCGCCGTGATCAGCTTCCAGGAGAAATCCCACAGCCTTATCAACGAGATGCGCGAGTTGGCGACACGCAACGAAAAAGAGATCGCGGAGGCCGTCGAAGAGGGCAAACGCCGTATGGTCGAACTCATGCAAGCGGGGCCGGCGCTGAGCCATGCCTGAACAGAATGGGTCGAAGCAAGATTTTTCCGAAGTCCTGCTGGCCATGGATGTGGTGGACACGCTGCGCCATGAGCGGGCGCTGGTCGAGAGGGAACTGCGGTCAGAGGAAAGCGAAAAGGCGCTGATCGAGAAGCTTCGAAAAATCTACGCCGGGCAGGGCATCGAGGTTTCCGACGATACGCTGCTCGAGGGGGTTCGGGCCCTGCGCGAGGAGCGCTTCACGTATCGCCCGCCCGAGCCCGGCCTCAAAACCATGCTTGCCCGTCTGTACGTCCGCAGGGGACGTTGGGTCAAACGGATCGGGATCGTGCTCCTGTTGATCCTGGCGCTTTGGGGGGGGTATCATTTTCTTTACGCCGGGCCATCGGAACGGGATAAAGCCCGCATCTCCAAAGAGGTCGGCGAGCTGGGGCCCGATGTCGTCAAAGACGCAATCGAACCCGGCGCGCGGGTGAAGGCAGAGGCCATCTACACGCAGGCTCTTTCGGCTGTCCGCAGCGGGGATTCCGATGCCGCCCGTGACGCCCTCGAGGCCTTGAAAGGCATCCACAGCCTGATCCTCATGGAATTTACCCTGCAGGTCGTTTCCCGCCCCGGGACCCCGAGCGGCGTCTGGCGGCACCCGGTCGATAACCCTGCAGGCCGAAACTATTACCTCATCGTAGAGGCGGTCACGGTTGACGGGAAACGGCTGGCTCTGCCGGTCACCTCCGAGGAGGACGGCAAGGTCGCCGTCGTAAAAGAGTGGGGGCTCCGCGTCCCCGCCGAAATCTATGAACAGATCAGGCGGGACAAGGCGGAGGACGGGATCGTTGACAGGCCAAAGGTCGGGACCAAGAAGCGCGGTTTCATCACTCCGGAATACGTCGTGCCGACCAGCGGCGGCGCTATCACGCAATGGTAATGGGGATGCGATGAGATATGGCAGGGACACGCTCGGTGTCATCGAGCAGCACCTGTCGGGTGCACAGGCACGGGCGGACGAGATCAGCGGGCGGTTGGAGGCCTTGAACCGGCGTCTGGCAGCCACCCGTGCCGGGATGGCCGAAGAAGCCCGCCGTCTGGCGAAGTTCCGCCTGGACGAACTGGCTGCGAATCAGGTCATTGCGCACCTGGATCGAACCGGCCGGACGGTGGTCGAACTGCTCGACCGCCGTGCCGGCGCCTTGCAGGACATGGAAAAATCCATCTCCGACTCGTTGAAAAGGCAGAACGAACTGGCTGCGTCGCGGGCGGAAAGCGTGCGGCTGAGGGACGATCTGCTGAAGGCGCTCGATGATGCAGCGGCAGGGGTCAAGGCGGAACTGAGCGCGCAGGAAGCTTACCTGGCGCAGGAAAAGCGTGCGGCGGAGGCCTCTGCCAGGGTTGCGCGGGCGAGGGAGAAGGCGGAGCAGGCCAATGCCGACCGTGCCGAGAAGGGGAGACCTTACGAAGAGGACCCTCTGTTCATGTATCTCTGGCAGTGCCGGTTCCTCACACCCGAATACAAAGCGGGTCCGCTGACCAGGACCCTCGATGGCTGGGTGGCGAAGATGATCCGTTTTGACGAGGCCCGCAGGAATTATTACATGCTGACAAATCTGCCCGTGCATCTCGAGGCCCATGCGGAACGGCAGGAAGCCATTGCGGCCGAGGAGGAGCGGAAACTGCGGGATATGGAAGCCAGGGCCCTCGAAGGCGCCGGCTTCGCTCAACGCAGGGCGGCGCTGGAGGCGGGCGAGGCGGCCCAGGACAAGATCGAGAACGAAATCGAGGAAGAGGAAAAGAAATACGAGACCCTGTTGCAGGAACGACAGGCCTTCTCAGCCGGGGCCGATGCCTTGTTTCAAGAGGCTGTGCGGCTTCAGGTTGCAGAGATCACGAAGGGGTCGATTGCGGACCTCTACCTGGCGGCCAAGATGACCCCGAGGCCGGATGATGACATGATCGTCAACCGGATTCGCGATCTTCAGGAGGAGGAGAAGAAGATCGCCGCCGAGATGCGGCAGGTCCAGGAGGAGTCAGGAAGGAGCCAGGAGGCTTTTCGGGAAATGGAGGAACTACGGCGAAGGTTCAGGCAGAACCGGTATGATTCGGGTCACTCCTATTTCCCCGGAGGGTTTGACCTTGGAGGCTTGCTTGGCATGCTGCTGCGGGGTGCCGCATCGGGCGGGGACGTGTGGGATCGTATCCGCCGCGAACAGCAGTTCCGGAAACCACGGACGCCGGAGAATTTCGGAGGCGGCGTGTTTCCCCGAGGCTTCCGAAGAGGAACGGGGCCGGAAAGAGGTTCGAGCGGCCGCGGCGGGTTTGGTGGCGGCGGTTTCCGGACGGGGGGCCGGATGTGAGGAGACGGTGGGCCCCGTGGACGGACGTTGAACTGTGCTCATCGGATGCCCTTTGCACATCTCCTTCAGAGCGATGCAACGGCATGGACGGTTCATCCCAAGGCATTCCGCGAACCGAACCTCGGGACAGAGTTTAACATAACGACCTGTTTTTTTTAAGCGTTCTTTCAAGGTAGCACAACCTGATCGACTGTTTTGGCGGTGGAGGTTCTAAACATCCGCAATGGGAGGGACGACATCGTGAATATCATGGAACTGCTTGGGGCAATGATGCAGCCGGGAGTGAATTCTGCCGCTGGCCAGCGCTTGCAGCACACGCTCGGCTCAAGTGGCTCGGGGTCTTCGGAGGGGCTGCTTTCCTCTCTGTTTGGCGGAGGCGGCTCGGGCGGCGGCATAGGGGGTATGCTCGGTGATATCCTGCAGGAGGCGGGGCAGGCGGTCGGGGGGAAGAAGAACCTCGCTGTCGGGGGAATCGGCGCCCTGGCAGGCGCATTGCTCGGTGGGGGCAAACGCTCCATGGGCGGGGCCGTGGGAGGAGGCTTGATGGCGCTCCTCGGCGCGCTGGCCTTTTCGGCGCTGAAAAAGGCCGGGCAGCCGCAGGCGGAGGTCCCCCTCGGGTTGAGGACGCCTGCTGAGCCGCAGGAGGAGAAGAGGCTGGAGGAGAATGCCGGGCTCGTTTTGCAGGCGATGATCAATGCTGCAAAGGCCGATGGGGAGATCGACCAGGGCGAGGTGCAGCGGATCGTGGGGAAGCTCAGTGAGATGGGGATTGCAGAGGAGGCCAAGGCTTTTCTGAACGTCGAGATGCAGAAACCCATGGACACGGAAACCCTGATCCGGGCAGGCGCAGGACGGCCGGAGCTGGCGGCGCAGCTCTACATCGCCTCGCTCCTGGCCATCAAGGTCGACACGCCGGCGGAGGAAGCCTACGTCAGGAACCTTGGTGAGGGGCTCGGGCTTCAGCCGGAAGTGATGAAACATTTGGAGGCTGCTGTCGGCCTGAACCGATAGTTTTTTGGCACCACCCGGCTTTTCGCAGGCGCAATGTTGACATCGGGCCGGGGAAGTTATTTCCCGGTAGAAGCCAGTTTCCAATCCGGAAATGAGGATATTTCTTCACACCCTTCGGGTGCTCAGTCCCACCGCTTCGCGGCGGGTCCCGGTTTCTTCACACCCTTCGGGTGCTCAGTCCCACCGCTTCGCGGCGGGTCCGTGTTTGGCTAATAATAAGAAGATCAGACATTTGTGCGAAAGAGGCCTGCAGGTCACCGCACAAGCAAACGGGCAGATTGACGCCGAGATTGGCCGGAAAGACCATTTTCGGACGAACGCTAACGGACTGAGACATACCATCAGTCCATTTCAGAGAGGAGGGCGCTATGGGGTTGTTTGATTTTGTCAAGGAGATAGGCCAGAAGCTGTTCAACCGCGATGCCGAAGCGGCGGAAAAGATCAAGGAGCACATCGAGAAGGCGAATCCCGGGATCAGCGATCTGGGGGTCGATTACTCGGACGGGGTGGTTTCCCTTTCGGGCAAAGCGGTCAGCGCAGACGCGATGGAAAAGGCGGTGCTGATGGCCGGCAACGTCCAGGGTGTCTCCGATGTGCGGGCCGATGGGATGCAGGCCCCGACCGTCACGGAGAAGGTGGAATATTACATCATCAAGAAGGGTGACACCTTGTCGGCGATCGCAAAGCAGTTTTATGGCAAGGCAAGTGATTACCCCAGGATCTTCGAAGCCAACCGGGAGGTCATCAAGGATCCCGACCTGATCTATCCCGGTCAGAAAATCCGCATTCCGCTTCAGTAGAACGCCATGGGGCTTCATCCGGTTATGCCTCACGCCGTCGATGAAGTCCCAGCCGGGCGCCAAACGCCGCCGGCCCGCCGGATCATGAGGTTAAAGCCCGGCGCCGGTGGATCTTCATCAACAGGACCCGCTGCGTGCAAGGGTGTCATGCAGCGCGCAGCGGCCGGCCAAAATCAGGCGGGAGGTAAGCGGAATCGCAGACAATGAGAAGATGACAGGACTCAAGGAAACGACTCTGGCGGTAAAGACCCTCGATTCCATTGCGGAGCCTTTCACGAAATACTTCTACGATGAGGTCGTCAAGGCCTTCCCTCCCCAATCGAGGCTTGTCCGCCTATGGGCGCGATGCATGTGGCGCTTTTGCGTTCTGCGTGAGTATCTTCGCGAAGGGGAGAACGCCTCACCCGAGCCTCTGGATGTATTCTGGGATGAGCAACGCAGATTGGCAAAGGCATCATGGGACAGAAGCAGGGATGGCTTCAGCTGGGATGAGCACCTGAAGGCCTTCTCCGATGTTCGACACTTTCTGAAGCTGCTTGCCGACCTCCGCGAAGAATTTATCCGTCCTTGTTTTTCAGCACACACAAACACCCGCCGTGGAATCGAATTCGCCTTCGCTGAACTCGAAGCGCTTGCATCCCATTTGAACCCTGAGGGTTGCAGTAAGGAAAAGTGGGATACCCAAAAGCGGTTTTGGAAGAGCGCAAGGTCGCGAAGCGGGTCAGGGTGCGGCCCCCAGCCCAAAAAAGAAGGGGCTGCGAATTAACGCAACCCCTTGATTTTCTTATGGTGGGCGATGCGCGACTCGAACGCGCGACCTTTGGTTCCGGAGACCAACGCTCTATCCACCTGAGCTAACCGCCCTAAACAAATTTAAAATAACACCTCTTTCAGCGCGGGTCAAGCATCTGTTTGCCTGTGGCCTGGGCGGAGGTTCCTTGACTTCCCGGCGGGGTTGGGCTAATCATGAACCAAGAGGCGGTTGCACAGCTCGATGCGGTTTTGCCGTCGGAAGAGGGGGATGAAACAGGTTTGGGAGAACGCGAAGTCAAATCGATCAGAATCGGTTCGAAGCTGCTGGGCATGAAAGGCCCATTTTTTCTGATTGCGGGTCCTTGCGTGATAGAAGATGAGGCGCTCGCGCTGCGTGTGGCGGATCGCTTGCGCGAGTTGGGGGACGATCTGGATATCCCCGTGATTTACAAAAGTTCCTACGACAAGGCCAACCGGACCTCCATCGGCTCGTACCGGGGGCCGGGTCTGGAAAAGGGGTTGGAAATCCTTCGGAAGGTGAAGGAATCGACGGGGCTGCCGGTTCTCTCCGATGTCCATCGACCGGAGGACATGGCCGCGGCTGCCGAGGTCCTCGATGTGATCCAGATCCCGGCGTTTTTGTGCCGGCAGACGGACCTGGTCGTAGCCGCCGCCCGGACGGGCCTTCCGGTCAATCTAAAAAAGGGGCAGTTCCTCTCACCCTGGGAAATGGGGCCGGCATCGGGAAAGATCTTGGCTGCGGGCAACGAGCAGATTCTTTTGACCGAGCGCGGCGCATCCTTCGGATACAACAACCTCGTAGTCGATATGCGCGCGATAGCCGTCATGCGCGGACTCGGCTTTCCCGTCGTTTTCGATGCCACCCACAGCGTTCAACTCCCAGGCGGGGAGGGGACGTGTTCGGGAGGACAGCGTGAATTTATCGGCCACCTGGCGCGGGCGGCGGTTGCCGCCGGGGCTGACGGTGTCTTCATGGAAGTCCACCCGGACCCGGATCAGGCCCTTTGCGACGGGCCCAACTCCTTGCCCATCCAGGACGTGCGGCCCCTTCTCCGGCTGCTGAAAGATATTCACGCCCTCGTCAGATCCTGAACCTTGAAAAGACCTGCCGGCAAGGCTTAAGACACGAAGCTCGTGCCTTGAAAAACACGCGTTCGCCCGCCTCTGGGCTGTATTGGCTGAGGACCCGCACGAAGCATGAAGGGAAGCTTTCCCGCTGATGGAGGAAGCCGGATGGAACCGATGGAGGAGAAGGCGAAGCAGATCAAGGCCCTGTTTCTGGATGTGGACGGTGTCCTCACCGATGGCAGGGTGACGCTGGACGACCGCGGAGTCGAGATCAAGTCCTTCCACTCCAAGGACGGGCAGGGGCTCAAGATGCTCGTCGCCTCCGGCATCGAAATCGTCATCATCACGGGCAGGTCCTCGAATGCCTTGGCCTACAGGGCGCGCGAACTGGGGATCGAGGCCGTCTACCAGGGGGTCGGCGACAAGCGTTCCCTGTGCCGGCGATTGATCGCCGAGCGCGGTTTGAAGGTGGAGAATGTTGCGTCGATGGGGGACGACCTGCCGGATCTCGGGATGATGTTGGAGGCTGGGTTGCGCATGACGGTGAACGATGCCGCCGAAGAGGTCCGTGAAATGGCCGATTTCATCACCCGCCGGAACGGCGGTCAGGGTGCGGTGCGGGAGGTGAGCGAGTGGCTGCTCAAATGCCAGGGAAAATGGGCTGAAGTCGTTGCGGCGTATGCCGGAAAATAGTCTTTACAATGGATTTTTTGGGTTGATATACTGAATAAGGACTGCATGGGGCGCTTTCTGCTGAAACATTGGCCCATGGTAGGTCTAGGGCTCCTTCTTGCCGTTGTAGCGGCCTATCTGATCGGGGCGAAATGGGTGGGCCGCGGTGCTGCCCTGCTGGACGACGTAGTCAGCAGGGAAGGCATTCAACTGAACGAGATCCATTATACGCAGGATGATCCCGAGCGGGGCCTGAGGTGGATTCTCGATGCCGAATCTGTCCGCTTCTCCAGGGATCAGCGGTTCGTTCACTTTTCGCGTTTTTTGCTCACCGTGGAACCGAAAGAAGGCGCCTGGGTCAAGCTCAAAGGGGACGAGGGAGATTATTCCCGGGATACCGGTGAGATCGAAATCCGTGGTGCGATAAAAGGAGAGACGGGGGACGGCTATCGGCTCCTGACCGAGCATCTTCTGATTGACGAGGGGAAGAAAACCGTACGGACGGACGCCCCTGTCCAGTTGGAAGGCCCTTTTTTCTCTGTTGAGGGGAAAGGTCTCTTCTTTGATTTGAACCAAGAGAGGGTCCAGATCTTATCGGAGGTCACAACGCACATCCGATGACGCCTGCCGGTAGGATCCGCCATTTCCATCGACCAGCATTGTTAAGGTGAGCGAGATGAAGCCCCAGGCTTTGAAGATACTTGGGTGGGCCAGCCTGATGATTTTTGTGCTGTCTGCGGCGCAGCCCTCGGCCCAGGCGCAGGGCATCGCGGCCAAGGCGTCGCGGGGCGGCCCCATGGTGATCCATTCGGACACGCTCGAAGCGGATAACCTCAAGCGAATTATTACCTTTTCCGGAAAGGTCAAGGCCGAAAGAGACGATTTTATCATTCATTGCGAACGGATGGTGGTCCACTATACCCGTTCGGAAAACGCCGGTGCGCCTGGCGATGCAACAGAGGGCAGCAGCATCGAAAAGATTGTCGCCAAGGGGAATGTGCGGGTGGATCGCACGGAGGGCGGCACGGCGACTGCCGAGGAGGCCGTCTACTACGAAAGTGAGAGCAAGGTGGTTTTGTCGGGCAATCCCGTATTGAAGCAGGAAAACGATACGGTTCAGGGAGAACGGGTCATCTTTTTCATCGAAGATGACCGGGTTGTTGTGGAAGGATCCGAAACGAAGCGGGTGAAGGCTGTCGTGTTTCCGAAATCGGACAGCAAGGAGTCTCAGCCTGGCACAGAGCCTGGGGCTGGTTCGGACTGAAGGCGGACATGAATAGGTGCAACCCTGAAGGACGGTGGGTGAGAGTCGTTTGCCGGAGCGGGGCTTGCAGTCGATAGACGGGTGGTTGTAGTCGTCTGATGGCATTAGAACTCAAACAATCTCTAGGGCTTTCACAGCAGCTGGTGATGACGCCGCAGCTGCAGCAGGCTATCAAGCTCCTGCAGCTCTCGCGCCTCGAGCTTTTGGACGCTATTTACCAGGAACTGGAAGGGAATCCCGTCCTGGAAGAGCAACTCGGCACCGACCCGGAAGAGGAGGTCGGTCCAAGGGAAGACACCGAAACGCCGATTGTCGAGGAGGTTCCGGCTGTAACGGAGGTGCGCGTCGAGGAGCGTGCCCGTGATGATGTGGATTGGGAGAGCTACGTCTCGGAATACAACACGGGGTGGGCTGAAGCCCCTTACGAAGAAAGGGATACGCCGTCCTATGAGAGCATGACGGCGACCAAGACGGACCTGGGCGATCATCTGACCTGGCAGCTCAACATGAGCCGCATGAATGAGGATGCTCGAACGATCGCCGCCTATATCATCGGCAACCTCGATGAGGACGGGTATCTCGATATCGAGTTGGAAGAGATCGCGGAGGCTACGGGCTATCCGCTCGAAAAGGTGGAGGAGACGCTCAGCCTGGTCCAGAACTTCGACCCGGTAGGGGTCGCCGCCCGTGATATGCGGGAATCGCTTTTGATCCAGGCCCGTTTTCAGGGGCTTGGCGGCAGTCTCGTAGAGACGCTGATTCGGGATCACCTGCGTGATTTGGAGAACAAGCGCTATGAAGAGATCGCGCGCAGACTCGGCGTAACGGTGGAAGAGATCTGCGAGGCGGTGAGTGTCATCCAGAGACTGGATCCGAAGCCCGGGCGGCTCTACTCGAGCGAGGAGACGGTCTATATCACGCCGGATATCTACGTCATCAAGGTGGGCGACAAATACGAGATCCTGCTCAACGAAGACGGCCTGCCCCGCCTGAAGGT harbors:
- a CDS encoding hypothetical protein (Evidence 5 : Unknown function) — encoded protein: MDRALVSGTKGRAFESRIAHHKKIKGLR
- the kdsA gene encoding 2-dehydro-3-deoxyphosphooctonate aldolase, with translation MNQEAVAQLDAVLPSEEGDETGLGEREVKSIRIGSKLLGMKGPFFLIAGPCVIEDEALALRVADRLRELGDDLDIPVIYKSSYDKANRTSIGSYRGPGLEKGLEILRKVKESTGLPVLSDVHRPEDMAAAAEVLDVIQIPAFLCRQTDLVVAAARTGLPVNLKKGQFLSPWEMGPASGKILAAGNEQILLTERGASFGYNNLVVDMRAIAVMRGLGFPVVFDATHSVQLPGGEGTCSGGQREFIGHLARAAVAAGADGVFMEVHPDPDQALCDGPNSLPIQDVRPLLRLLKDIHALVRS
- the kdsC gene encoding 3-deoxy-D-manno-octulosonate 8-phosphate phosphatase (Evidence 2a : Function from experimental evidences in other organisms; PubMedId : 12639950; Product type e : enzyme), which encodes MEPMEEKAKQIKALFLDVDGVLTDGRVTLDDRGVEIKSFHSKDGQGLKMLVASGIEIVIITGRSSNALAYRARELGIEAVYQGVGDKRSLCRRLIAERGLKVENVASMGDDLPDLGMMLEAGLRMTVNDAAEEVREMADFITRRNGGQGAVREVSEWLLKCQGKWAEVVAAYAGK
- a CDS encoding conserved hypothetical protein (Evidence 4 : Unknown function but conserved in other organisms), with the protein product MGRFLLKHWPMVGLGLLLAVVAAYLIGAKWVGRGAALLDDVVSREGIQLNEIHYTQDDPERGLRWILDAESVRFSRDQRFVHFSRFLLTVEPKEGAWVKLKGDEGDYSRDTGEIEIRGAIKGETGDGYRLLTEHLLIDEGKKTVRTDAPVQLEGPFFSVEGKGLFFDLNQERVQILSEVTTHIR
- a CDS encoding Lipopolysaccharide transport periplasmic protein LptA (modular protein) translates to MKPQALKILGWASLMIFVLSAAQPSAQAQGIAAKASRGGPMVIHSDTLEADNLKRIITFSGKVKAERDDFIIHCERMVVHYTRSENAGAPGDATEGSSIEKIVAKGNVRVDRTEGGTATAEEAVYYESESKVVLSGNPVLKQENDTVQGERVIFFIEDDRVVVEGSETKRVKAVVFPKSDSKESQPGTEPGAGSD
- the rpoN gene encoding RNA polymerase sigma-54 factor, whose translation is MALELKQSLGLSQQLVMTPQLQQAIKLLQLSRLELLDAIYQELEGNPVLEEQLGTDPEEEVGPREDTETPIVEEVPAVTEVRVEERARDDVDWESYVSEYNTGWAEAPYEERDTPSYESMTATKTDLGDHLTWQLNMSRMNEDARTIAAYIIGNLDEDGYLDIELEEIAEATGYPLEKVEETLSLVQNFDPVGVAARDMRESLLIQARFQGLGGSLVETLIRDHLRDLENKRYEEIARRLGVTVEEICEAVSVIQRLDPKPGRLYSSEETVYITPDIYVIKVGDKYEILLNEDGLPRLKVNSYYRDVLSGQIEIGETAKGYIKEKLRSAAWLIKSIHQRQRTIYRVTESIVRFQREFFDKGIAHLKPLVLREVAEDIEMHESTVSRVTTNKYVHTPQGIFELKFFFNSAIKSVDGDDLASETVKEFIRNIVKSEEKKKPYSDQEISDMLREKNIKVARRTVAKYREAAGILPSKKRKEPY